A single window of Malus sylvestris chromosome 5, drMalSylv7.2, whole genome shotgun sequence DNA harbors:
- the LOC126622346 gene encoding 50S ribosomal protein L21, mitochondrial-like isoform X1 — protein MATRRRLQALTRHASALFSKSPSFHSLPAPLPIYQPLKTLTSNFSLISSSPDPTRSLTRHFSSKPRIGDVNEDNEHSEEEEDDDDDDDDDEDEEIGDSEDESAYRCSGSKREYTPEEKEAEAAGIGYQVIGPLQRSDRVFKPYEPVFAVVQVGSHQFKVSNGDCIFTEKLKFCEVNDKLVLNKVLMLGSSSQTIIGRPILPDAAVHAVVEEHALDAKVIIFKKKRRKNYRRTKGHRQELTKLRIVDVQGIEKPEPVVTEKAPKAPKAPGKKTEKVVVAA, from the exons ATGGCGACCCGACGGCGCCTCCAAGCTCTGACCCGCCACGCCTCCGCCCTCTTCTCCAAAAGCCCTTCATTCCACTCCCTCCCAGCTCCCCTCCCCATCTACCAACCCCTCAAAACCCTCACCTCCAATTTCTCCCTCATTTCCTCCAGCCCCGATCCCACTCGCTCACTTACCCGCCATTTCTCGTCGAAACCCCGAATCGGCGACGTAAATGAAGACAACGAGCACAGTGAAGAGGAGgaagacgacgacgacgacgacgacgacgacgaggaTGAAGAAATTGGGGACAGTGAGGACGAGAGTGCTTACCGATGCAGCGGTTCGAAAAGAGAGTATACTCCAGAGGAGAAAGAGGCGGAGGCCGCCGGCATTGGGTACCAAGTGATTGGGCCGCTTCAGAGGTCTGATCGGGTTTTCAAGCCATATGAGCCGGTTTTCGCGGTGGTTCAG GTTGGTTCACATCAGTTCAAGGTTAGCAACGGGGACTGCATTTTCACGGAAAAGTTGAAATTCTGCGAAGTGAATGATAAG TTAGTACTGAACAAGGTTCTCATGCTGGGCTCAAGTAGTCAGACAATAATTGGTAGGCCCATATTACCAGATGCAGCAGTTCATGCGGTTGTTGAGGAGCAC GCATTAGATGCAAAGGTaattatttttaagaaaaagaggaggaagaattACCGTCGAACCAAAGGACATCGCCAG GAATTGACTAAGTTGAGGATAGTTGATGTTCAAGGAATTGAGAAACCAGAGCCTGTAGTCACTGAAAAGGCTCCAAAGGCTCCAAAGGCACCTGGTAAGAAAACGGAAAAGGTTGTGGTTGCTGCTTAG
- the LOC126622346 gene encoding 50S ribosomal protein L21, mitochondrial-like isoform X2: MATRRRLQALTRHASALFSKSPSFHSLPAPLPIYQPLKTLTSNFSLISSSPDPTRSLTRHFSSKPRIGDVNEDNEHSEEEEDDDDDDDDDEDEEIGDSEDESAYRCSGSKREYTPEEKEAEAAGIGYQVIGPLQRSDRVFKPYEPVFAVVQVGSHQFKVSNGDCIFTEKLKFCEVNDKLVLNKVLMLGSSSQTIIGRPILPDAAVHAVVEEHALDAKVIIFKKKRRKNYRRTKGHRQVCSGTLSKQSQLLFLVQ, encoded by the exons ATGGCGACCCGACGGCGCCTCCAAGCTCTGACCCGCCACGCCTCCGCCCTCTTCTCCAAAAGCCCTTCATTCCACTCCCTCCCAGCTCCCCTCCCCATCTACCAACCCCTCAAAACCCTCACCTCCAATTTCTCCCTCATTTCCTCCAGCCCCGATCCCACTCGCTCACTTACCCGCCATTTCTCGTCGAAACCCCGAATCGGCGACGTAAATGAAGACAACGAGCACAGTGAAGAGGAGgaagacgacgacgacgacgacgacgacgacgaggaTGAAGAAATTGGGGACAGTGAGGACGAGAGTGCTTACCGATGCAGCGGTTCGAAAAGAGAGTATACTCCAGAGGAGAAAGAGGCGGAGGCCGCCGGCATTGGGTACCAAGTGATTGGGCCGCTTCAGAGGTCTGATCGGGTTTTCAAGCCATATGAGCCGGTTTTCGCGGTGGTTCAG GTTGGTTCACATCAGTTCAAGGTTAGCAACGGGGACTGCATTTTCACGGAAAAGTTGAAATTCTGCGAAGTGAATGATAAG TTAGTACTGAACAAGGTTCTCATGCTGGGCTCAAGTAGTCAGACAATAATTGGTAGGCCCATATTACCAGATGCAGCAGTTCATGCGGTTGTTGAGGAGCAC GCATTAGATGCAAAGGTaattatttttaagaaaaagaggaggaagaattACCGTCGAACCAAAGGACATCGCCAGGTATGTTCAGGAACCTTGTCCAAGCAGTCACAACTTCTTTTCTTAGTACAgtga